The Fimbriimonas ginsengisoli Gsoil 348 genome window below encodes:
- a CDS encoding PAS domain S-box protein, with the protein MEGLSKKDREIIRQICEGAPDLEVCRQFGLLPTQLQQVLDRASKRADQLEPTDNAAVMYERALRKRAENAANSLEARFHALLDAAPEAILVVNALTGMIHRVNENAALLFGYPAAELVGRSVEDLVPLRLRGIHPAYRIGFIASVRKREMGYHPPIFAVRKDGSEVEVAIALTASTADEEVMVVCTEFARWSAVEKAARQSSQRT; encoded by the coding sequence GTGGAAGGGCTTAGCAAGAAGGATCGGGAAATCATTCGCCAGATCTGCGAAGGCGCACCTGACCTTGAGGTTTGCCGCCAGTTCGGGCTGCTTCCGACCCAGCTCCAGCAAGTCTTAGATCGAGCCTCGAAGCGAGCGGACCAGCTTGAGCCGACGGACAATGCGGCGGTGATGTACGAGCGCGCGCTCCGAAAACGGGCCGAGAACGCCGCCAACTCGCTGGAGGCAAGATTCCATGCGCTCCTCGACGCCGCGCCCGAAGCCATTCTGGTAGTAAACGCCTTGACCGGGATGATCCATCGGGTAAACGAGAACGCCGCCCTTCTTTTCGGTTATCCCGCCGCCGAGCTCGTGGGCCGCTCAGTCGAGGATCTGGTTCCGTTGAGGTTGCGCGGTATCCACCCCGCTTACCGTATCGGCTTCATTGCCAGCGTTCGCAAGCGCGAGATGGGCTACCACCCTCCCATATTCGCGGTGCGCAAAGATGGTTCGGAGGTCGAGGTCGCCATCGCCCTGACCGCGTCAACTGCCGATGAGGAAGTGATGGTCGTGTGCACCGAGTTCGCCCGTTGGAGCGCCGTAGAAAAGGCGGCTCGGCAATCGTCTCAAAGGACGTAA